The Streptomyces virginiae genome includes a region encoding these proteins:
- the metH gene encoding methionine synthase, producing MNRTRADALREALATRVVVADGAMGTMLQAQDPTMEDFQQLEGCNEVLNITRPDIVRSVHEAYFSVGVDCVETNTFGTNYAALAEYDIAERNFELSEAGARIAREVADEFTASTGQQRWVLGSMGPGTKLPTLGHITYGQIRDAYQVNAEGLLSGGADALLVETTQDLLQTKSSIIGARRAMEALGVTVPLICSVTVETTGTMLLGSEIGAALTALEPLGIDMIGLNCATGPAEMSEHLRYLARNARIPLSCMPNAGLPVLTKQGAHYPLTAPELADAQETFVREYGLSLVGGCCGTTPEHLRQVVERVRGTAITERTPRPEPGAASLYQTVPFRQDTSYMAIGERTNANGSKKFREAMLEARWDDCVEMARDQIREGAHMLDLCVDYVGRDGVADMEELAGRFATASTLPIVLDSTEVPVIRAGLEKLGGRAVINSVNYEDGDGPESRFAKVTRLAQEHGAALIALTIDEEGQARTVEHKVAIAERLIADLTGNWGIRESDILIDTLTFTICTGQEESRGDGIATIEAIRELKRLHPDVQTTLGLSNISFGLNPAARVLLNSVFLDECVKAGLDSAIVHASKILPIARFDEEQVTTALDLIYDRREGDYDPLQKLMALFEGVNTKSLKAGRAEELLALPLDERLQRRIIDGEKNGLETDLDEALQTRPALDVVNDTLLEGMKVVGELFGSGQMQLPFVLQSAEVMKTAVAYLEPHMEKTDDEGKGTIVLATVRGDVHDIGKNLVDIILTNNGYNVVNIGIKQPVSAILEAAQEHKADVIGMSGLLVKSTVIMKENLEELNQRKLAADYPVILGGAALTRAYVEQDLHEIYEGEVRYARDAFEGLRLMDALMGVKRGVPGAELPPLKKRCVPRRADASGAGAAGSLVEEREEPGGRSDVSVDNPIPTPPFWGTRVVKGIPLKDYASWLDETALFKGQWGLKDADTIETEGRPRLRGWLDRLHTDGLLEAAVVHGYFPCVSKGEDLIILDEFGGELTRFTFPRQRRGRRLCLADFFRPEESGETDVIGLQVVTVGSRIGEETARLFAADAYREYLELHGLSVQLAEALAEYWHARVRSELGIAGSDPASMHGMFRTEYQGCRYSLGYPACPDLEDRAKIADLLRPERIGVHLSEEFQLHPEQSTDALVIHHPAATYFNAR from the coding sequence ATGAACCGGACCCGGGCCGATGCCCTTCGGGAGGCGCTCGCGACCCGTGTGGTCGTCGCCGACGGAGCCATGGGAACGATGCTCCAGGCGCAGGACCCCACCATGGAGGACTTCCAGCAGCTCGAAGGCTGCAACGAGGTTCTCAACATCACCCGCCCCGACATCGTGCGCTCCGTCCACGAGGCGTACTTCTCGGTGGGTGTGGACTGCGTCGAGACCAACACCTTCGGCACGAACTACGCGGCCCTCGCCGAGTACGACATCGCCGAACGCAACTTCGAGCTGTCCGAGGCCGGTGCGCGTATCGCCCGCGAGGTCGCCGACGAGTTCACCGCCTCCACGGGGCAGCAGCGCTGGGTCCTCGGCTCCATGGGCCCCGGCACCAAGCTCCCCACGCTGGGCCACATCACCTACGGCCAGATCCGCGACGCCTACCAGGTCAACGCCGAGGGCCTGCTCTCCGGCGGCGCCGACGCGCTGCTCGTGGAGACCACCCAGGACCTCCTGCAGACGAAGTCCTCGATCATCGGTGCCCGCCGGGCCATGGAGGCGCTCGGGGTCACCGTCCCGCTGATCTGCTCCGTCACCGTCGAGACCACCGGCACCATGCTCCTCGGCTCGGAGATCGGCGCGGCCCTGACCGCGCTGGAGCCCCTGGGCATCGACATGATCGGCCTGAACTGCGCCACCGGCCCCGCCGAGATGAGCGAGCACCTGCGCTACCTCGCGCGCAACGCCCGCATCCCGCTCTCCTGCATGCCCAACGCCGGCCTGCCCGTCCTGACCAAGCAGGGCGCGCACTACCCGCTGACCGCCCCGGAGCTGGCCGACGCGCAGGAGACCTTCGTCCGCGAGTACGGGCTCTCCCTGGTCGGCGGCTGCTGCGGCACGACCCCCGAGCACCTGCGCCAGGTCGTCGAGCGGGTCCGCGGCACGGCGATCACCGAGCGCACCCCCCGGCCCGAGCCCGGCGCCGCCTCGCTCTACCAGACCGTGCCCTTCCGCCAGGACACCTCGTACATGGCGATCGGCGAGCGCACCAACGCCAACGGCTCCAAGAAGTTCCGTGAGGCCATGCTGGAGGCCCGCTGGGACGACTGCGTGGAGATGGCGCGCGACCAGATCCGCGAGGGCGCGCACATGCTCGACCTGTGCGTGGACTACGTGGGCCGCGACGGCGTCGCCGACATGGAGGAGCTCGCCGGCCGCTTCGCCACCGCCTCCACCCTGCCGATCGTCCTGGACTCCACCGAGGTTCCCGTCATCCGGGCGGGCCTGGAGAAGCTGGGCGGCCGCGCGGTCATCAACTCCGTGAACTACGAGGACGGCGACGGCCCCGAGTCCCGCTTCGCCAAGGTCACCCGACTGGCCCAGGAGCACGGCGCCGCGCTCATCGCGCTGACCATCGACGAGGAGGGCCAGGCCCGCACCGTCGAGCACAAGGTCGCCATCGCCGAACGGCTCATCGCCGACCTGACGGGCAACTGGGGGATCCGCGAGTCGGACATCCTCATCGACACGCTGACCTTCACGATCTGCACCGGTCAGGAGGAGTCCCGGGGGGACGGCATCGCCACGATCGAGGCGATCCGCGAGCTCAAGCGACTCCACCCGGACGTCCAGACCACCCTCGGCCTGTCGAACATCTCCTTCGGTCTGAATCCGGCGGCCCGTGTCCTGTTGAACTCGGTCTTCCTCGACGAGTGCGTCAAGGCGGGCCTGGACTCGGCGATCGTCCACGCCTCCAAGATCCTGCCGATCGCCCGGTTCGACGAGGAGCAGGTCACCACCGCCCTCGACCTGATCTACGACCGGCGCGAAGGCGACTACGACCCGCTGCAGAAGCTGATGGCCCTCTTCGAGGGCGTCAACACCAAGTCCCTCAAGGCCGGCCGCGCCGAGGAACTCCTCGCCCTGCCGCTGGACGAGCGACTGCAGCGCCGCATCATCGACGGCGAGAAGAACGGCCTGGAGACCGACCTCGACGAGGCGCTGCAGACCCGCCCCGCCCTCGACGTCGTCAACGACACCCTCCTGGAGGGCATGAAGGTCGTCGGCGAGCTCTTCGGCTCCGGTCAGATGCAGCTCCCCTTCGTCCTCCAGTCCGCCGAGGTCATGAAGACGGCCGTCGCCTACCTCGAACCGCACATGGAGAAGACCGACGACGAGGGCAAGGGCACGATCGTGCTCGCCACCGTCCGCGGCGACGTCCACGACATCGGCAAGAACCTCGTCGACATCATCCTCACCAACAACGGCTACAACGTCGTCAACATCGGCATCAAGCAGCCCGTCTCCGCGATCCTCGAAGCCGCCCAGGAGCACAAGGCCGACGTGATCGGCATGTCCGGCCTGCTCGTGAAGTCGACCGTGATCATGAAGGAGAACCTGGAGGAGCTGAACCAGCGCAAGCTGGCCGCCGACTACCCGGTGATCCTCGGCGGCGCCGCCCTCACCCGCGCCTACGTCGAGCAGGACCTCCACGAGATCTACGAGGGCGAGGTCCGCTACGCCCGCGACGCCTTCGAAGGCCTACGCCTCATGGACGCGCTGATGGGAGTGAAGCGGGGAGTCCCCGGAGCCGAGCTTCCGCCCCTGAAGAAGCGCTGCGTGCCTCGGCGCGCCGACGCATCGGGGGCCGGCGCCGCAGGATCCCTGGTGGAGGAACGCGAGGAGCCCGGCGGCCGCTCCGACGTCTCCGTCGACAACCCGATCCCCACCCCGCCCTTCTGGGGCACCCGGGTGGTCAAGGGCATCCCGCTCAAGGACTACGCCTCCTGGCTCGACGAGACCGCCCTCTTCAAGGGCCAGTGGGGTCTGAAGGACGCCGACACCATCGAAACGGAGGGTCGGCCCCGGCTGCGCGGTTGGCTCGATCGGCTGCACACCGACGGGCTCCTCGAAGCGGCCGTCGTGCACGGCTACTTCCCCTGCGTCTCCAAGGGTGAGGACCTGATCATCCTGGACGAGTTCGGCGGAGAGCTGACCCGCTTCACCTTCCCGCGCCAGCGCCGCGGCCGCCGCCTGTGCCTCGCGGACTTCTTCCGCCCCGAGGAGTCCGGCGAGACCGACGTCATCGGCCTCCAGGTCGTCACCGTCGGCAGCCGCATCGGGGAGGAGACGGCCCGGCTCTTCGCCGCCGACGCCTACCGCGAGTACCTGGAGCTGCACGGCCTCTCCGTCCAGCTCGCCGAGGCCCTCGCCGAGTACTGGCACGCCCGCGTCCGCTCCGAACTGGGCATCGCCGGATCCGACCCGGCCTCCATGCACGGCATGTTCCGCACCGAGTACCAAGGCTGCCGATACTCCCTCGGCTACCCCGCCTGCCCCGACCTGGAGGACCGCGCCAAGATCGCAGATCTCCTCCGGCCGGAACGGATCGGCGTCCACCTCTCCGAGGAGTTCCAGCTCCACCCGGAGCAGTCCACCGACGCGCTCGTCATCCACCACCCCGCGGCCACGTACTTCAACGCACGCTGA
- a CDS encoding LLM class flavin-dependent oxidoreductase: MSRPRRRITLAGIIDGPGGHVAAWRHPATQADAQLDLDFHVRNARTLERGLFDAVFIADIVAVWGTHLDSLCHTSRAEHFEPLTLLAAYAAATEHIGLAATATTTYNEPHHIARRYASLDHLSGGRAAWNVVTSAAPWESVNFGRADHLEHGRRYERAEEFIDVVKQLWDAGADLRDGLPGTPVHHHGEHFDVVGPLDVARPPQGRPVIIQAGSSPVGREFAARHAEVIFTRHNRLADAQDFYTDLKARVAGHGRDPQKVLVWPTLSPIIAGTEAEARAILAELQDLVPDHVALRTLQDFLGFDLTGHPVDGPVPDIPYTNQSQSTTERLIGLARRENLSIRGLALRLMGDVIAGTPEQIADHMESWFTQGGADGFNIDFPYLPGSADAFVDHVVPELQARGLYRTAYEGTTLRENLGLDLPVRSQKAGSV, translated from the coding sequence ATGTCACGACCCCGCAGGCGGATCACCCTCGCCGGCATCATCGACGGCCCCGGCGGCCACGTCGCCGCCTGGCGCCACCCCGCCACCCAGGCCGACGCCCAGCTCGACCTCGACTTCCACGTCCGCAACGCGCGGACCCTGGAACGCGGCCTGTTCGACGCCGTGTTCATCGCGGACATCGTCGCCGTGTGGGGCACCCACCTGGATTCCCTGTGCCACACCTCGCGCGCCGAGCACTTCGAGCCACTGACGCTGCTCGCCGCCTACGCGGCCGCCACCGAGCACATCGGCCTGGCCGCCACTGCCACCACCACCTACAACGAGCCGCACCACATCGCCCGCCGCTACGCCTCGCTCGACCACCTGAGCGGCGGCCGCGCCGCCTGGAACGTCGTGACCTCCGCGGCGCCGTGGGAATCCGTGAACTTCGGCCGCGCCGATCACCTGGAGCACGGCCGGCGCTACGAACGCGCCGAGGAGTTCATCGACGTCGTCAAGCAGCTGTGGGACGCGGGCGCCGACCTCCGCGACGGCCTGCCGGGCACCCCCGTCCACCACCACGGCGAACACTTCGACGTCGTCGGGCCGCTCGACGTGGCCCGCCCCCCGCAGGGCCGGCCCGTCATCATCCAGGCAGGGTCCTCCCCGGTCGGCCGGGAGTTCGCGGCCCGCCACGCCGAAGTCATCTTCACGCGCCACAACCGGCTCGCCGACGCCCAGGACTTCTACACCGACCTCAAGGCCCGAGTCGCCGGCCACGGCCGCGACCCGCAGAAGGTCCTGGTCTGGCCGACCCTCTCCCCGATCATCGCCGGAACCGAAGCCGAGGCCCGCGCCATCCTCGCCGAACTCCAGGACCTGGTGCCCGACCACGTCGCCCTGCGCACCCTGCAGGACTTCCTCGGCTTCGACCTGACCGGCCACCCCGTCGACGGACCCGTCCCCGACATCCCGTACACCAACCAGTCCCAGAGCACCACCGAGCGTCTGATCGGCCTCGCCCGCCGCGAGAACCTGTCGATCCGCGGCCTCGCCCTGCGCCTGATGGGCGACGTGATCGCCGGTACGCCCGAGCAGATCGCCGACCACATGGAGTCGTGGTTCACGCAGGGCGGCGCGGACGGCTTCAACATCGACTTCCCCTACCTCCCCGGCTCGGCCGACGCCTTCGTCGACCACGTCGTCCCCGAACTCCAGGCCCGCGGCCTGTACCGGACCGCCTACGAGGGCACGACCCTGCGCGAAAACCTCGGCCTCGACCTCCCCGTACGTTCCCAGAAGGCAGGTTCCGTGTGA
- a CDS encoding carbohydrate kinase family protein, with amino-acid sequence MRIAVTGSIATDHLMAFPGRFVDQLLPDQLEHVSLSFLVDSLEVRRGGVAANIAYGLGGLGLAPVLAGAVGADFHEYEVWLKDHGVDTSAVYVSDTRQTARFMCMTDEDANQIASFYAGAMEEAVEIDLSRLTDLGDSPVDLVLVSPNDPAAMVRHTRQCRALGIEFAADPSQQLARLDGDEVRELVTGARWLFTNAYESALLRERTGWDEPDILDRVGTWVTTLGADGVRIERKGEPALTVPAVPGVRTEDPTGVGDAFRSGFLAAVSWQLPLETAAQLGCAVAALVLRTVGPQDYEVDGAGLLETVAAVYGPEPARLLGPALEKLI; translated from the coding sequence ATGCGTATCGCGGTGACCGGATCCATTGCCACGGATCACCTCATGGCCTTCCCGGGCCGGTTCGTCGACCAGCTGCTCCCGGACCAGCTGGAACACGTCTCGCTGTCCTTCCTCGTGGACTCGCTCGAAGTGCGGCGGGGTGGGGTGGCCGCCAACATCGCCTACGGGCTCGGCGGACTGGGCCTGGCCCCCGTCCTCGCCGGGGCGGTGGGCGCGGACTTCCACGAGTACGAGGTCTGGCTCAAGGACCACGGGGTCGACACCAGCGCGGTGTACGTCTCCGACACCCGCCAGACCGCGCGCTTCATGTGCATGACCGACGAGGACGCCAACCAGATCGCGTCCTTCTACGCGGGCGCCATGGAGGAGGCGGTCGAGATCGACCTGAGCAGGCTCACCGACCTGGGCGACTCTCCCGTCGACCTGGTGCTGGTGTCGCCCAACGACCCGGCCGCGATGGTCCGCCACACCCGCCAGTGCCGGGCACTGGGCATCGAATTCGCCGCCGATCCCTCCCAGCAGCTCGCCCGACTCGACGGCGACGAGGTGCGGGAGCTGGTGACGGGCGCGCGCTGGCTGTTCACCAACGCCTACGAGTCCGCGCTGCTGCGCGAGCGCACGGGCTGGGACGAGCCGGACATCCTCGATCGGGTCGGCACCTGGGTGACGACCCTGGGCGCCGACGGCGTCCGGATCGAGCGCAAGGGCGAGCCCGCACTCACCGTGCCGGCCGTCCCCGGAGTCCGCACCGAGGATCCGACGGGCGTCGGCGACGCCTTCCGGTCGGGCTTCCTCGCCGCCGTCAGCTGGCAGCTGCCGCTGGAGACCGCCGCTCAGCTGGGCTGCGCGGTGGCAGCCCTCGTCCTCCGGACCGTGGGTCCCCAGGACTACGAGGTCGACGGCGCCGGGCTGCTGGAGACGGTCGCCGCGGTGTACGGGCCCGAACCGGCCCGGCTGCTGGGCCCGGCGCTGGAGAAGCTGATATGA
- a CDS encoding NADPH-dependent FMN reductase, whose amino-acid sequence MKTLILTGSTAAASSTARLAGLIRHRIQLRDLDAVVSDLDRSLLRLPGLDADAYTGGALAQDPGVRHLADRLADARAVVLVTPVQHGSYSGALKNLLDHAPRAALRDKPVLVAATGGTLHPGSAACDHLRAVARSLGGWAVPTQVIAQRSELTAAEPPPQLTARIDRAVGELLLGARMLAPAAL is encoded by the coding sequence ATGAAGACGCTCATCCTGACCGGCAGCACGGCGGCCGCGTCCAGCACCGCCCGCCTGGCCGGACTCATCCGCCACCGGATCCAACTGCGCGACCTCGACGCCGTCGTATCCGACCTGGACCGGAGCCTGCTGCGGCTGCCCGGCCTGGACGCCGACGCCTACACCGGCGGCGCCCTCGCCCAGGACCCTGGCGTCCGCCACCTGGCCGACCGCCTCGCGGACGCCCGGGCCGTCGTCCTGGTCACACCGGTCCAGCACGGCAGCTACTCCGGCGCCCTGAAGAACCTGCTCGACCACGCACCGCGCGCAGCGCTGCGCGACAAGCCGGTGCTGGTGGCCGCCACCGGCGGCACCCTTCACCCGGGCTCTGCCGCCTGCGACCACCTGCGCGCCGTCGCCCGTTCCCTGGGGGGCTGGGCCGTGCCCACCCAGGTCATCGCACAGCGCTCGGAACTGACCGCCGCCGAGCCGCCGCCGCAGTTGACCGCCCGCATCGACCGCGCCGTCGGCGAACTCCTGCTCGGCGCCCGCATGCTGGCCCCGGCCGCCCTCTGA
- a CDS encoding LLM class flavin-dependent oxidoreductase, with amino-acid sequence MSAQNTAPAPLLIAAVAPHTRGPLDLRGLKALAHAAERVGLDALLLGDGDAEAPAAYEGTTAAAALAAVTEHIGLLPATPPGSLAPYHLARITASLDHLSHGRAGWCATGTGPGTAAAAEYLHVVKGLWESFDADAFVHDRAGGVYWRLDGLQRLDHDGEHYTVAGPLNVARPPQGHPVIAATDPVLAADADLLLLETDDPAEAGRIRARVRQDVLDAGRDADAVKVAFTLPTGAGADEIAQWCTARLADGFIVPLTAPDDPFFTTTAEELRRCGLLRASSTPRTTLRDRLGLAHPAGRLAAAAS; translated from the coding sequence ATGTCCGCCCAGAACACCGCCCCCGCCCCGCTGCTCATCGCGGCCGTCGCCCCCCACACCAGGGGCCCGCTGGACCTGCGCGGTCTCAAGGCCCTCGCGCACGCCGCCGAGCGCGTCGGCCTCGACGCCCTGCTGCTCGGCGACGGCGACGCCGAGGCACCGGCCGCCTACGAAGGCACCACCGCCGCCGCGGCCCTGGCCGCCGTCACCGAGCACATCGGCCTGCTGCCGGCCACACCGCCGGGCAGCCTCGCGCCCTACCATCTGGCCCGGATCACCGCGTCCCTCGACCACCTCAGCCACGGCCGGGCCGGCTGGTGCGCGACCGGCACCGGCCCGGGCACCGCCGCCGCGGCCGAGTACCTCCACGTCGTCAAGGGCCTGTGGGAGAGCTTCGACGCCGACGCCTTCGTCCACGACCGCGCCGGGGGCGTCTACTGGAGGCTCGACGGCCTCCAGCGGCTCGACCACGACGGCGAGCACTACACGGTCGCCGGCCCGCTGAACGTCGCCCGCCCGCCCCAGGGCCACCCGGTGATCGCTGCGACCGACCCCGTACTCGCCGCCGACGCGGACCTCCTCCTGCTGGAGACCGACGACCCGGCCGAGGCCGGCCGGATCCGCGCCCGCGTCCGGCAGGACGTCCTCGACGCCGGCCGCGACGCGGACGCCGTCAAGGTCGCCTTCACCCTGCCCACAGGTGCCGGCGCCGACGAGATCGCCCAGTGGTGCACCGCGCGACTCGCCGACGGGTTCATCGTCCCGCTCACCGCGCCCGACGACCCGTTCTTCACCACCACCGCCGAAGAGCTGCGCCGTTGCGGCCTGCTCCGCGCCTCCTCCACTCCCCGCACGACACTGCGCGACCGCCTCGGCCTGGCGCACCCGGCCGGCCGGCTCGCCGCCGCGGCGTCCTGA
- the metK gene encoding methionine adenosyltransferase — protein MSRRLFTSESVTEGHPDKIADQISDTILDALLTEDPTSRVAVETLITTGLVHIAGEVTTKAYAPIAQLVRDKILEIGYDSSKKGFDGASCGVSVSIGAQSPDIAQGVDTAYEKRVEGDEDELDKQGAGDQGLMFGYACGETPELMPLPIHIAHRLSRRLSEVRKNGTIPYLRPDGKTQVTIEYDGDKAVRLDTVVVSSQHASDIDLEGLLAPDIREHVVEHVLAQLAEDGIKLDTEGYRLLVNPTGRFEIGGPMGDAGLTGRKIIIDTYGGMARHGGGAFSGKDPSKVDRSAAYAMRWVAKNVVAAGLASRCEVQVAYAIGKAEPVGLFVETFGTETTSRDRISRAITEVFDLRPAAIIRDLDLLRPIYARTAAYGHFGRELPDFTWERTDRAEQLKAAAAR, from the coding sequence ATGTCCCGCCGTCTGTTCACCTCGGAGTCCGTGACCGAGGGCCACCCCGACAAGATCGCTGACCAGATCAGCGACACGATCCTCGACGCGCTCCTCACCGAGGACCCGACCTCGCGCGTCGCCGTGGAAACCCTCATCACCACGGGTCTCGTGCACATCGCGGGAGAGGTGACGACGAAGGCCTACGCGCCGATCGCGCAGCTCGTCCGGGACAAGATCCTCGAAATCGGCTACGACTCCTCGAAGAAGGGCTTCGACGGCGCCTCCTGCGGCGTGTCGGTGTCCATCGGCGCCCAGTCCCCGGACATCGCGCAGGGCGTCGACACCGCCTACGAGAAGCGCGTCGAGGGCGACGAGGACGAGCTCGACAAGCAGGGCGCCGGCGACCAGGGCCTGATGTTCGGCTACGCCTGCGGCGAGACCCCCGAGCTCATGCCGCTGCCGATCCACATCGCGCACCGGCTCTCGCGCCGCCTGTCCGAGGTCCGCAAGAACGGGACCATCCCGTACCTGCGCCCCGACGGCAAGACCCAGGTCACCATCGAGTACGACGGCGACAAGGCCGTCCGCCTCGACACGGTCGTGGTCTCCTCGCAGCACGCCTCGGACATCGACCTCGAAGGCCTGCTCGCTCCCGACATCCGTGAGCACGTCGTCGAGCACGTCCTGGCCCAGCTGGCCGAGGACGGCATCAAGCTCGACACCGAGGGCTACCGCCTCCTGGTGAACCCGACCGGCCGCTTCGAGATCGGCGGCCCGATGGGCGACGCCGGCCTGACCGGCCGCAAGATCATCATCGACACCTACGGCGGTATGGCCCGCCACGGTGGCGGCGCCTTCTCCGGCAAGGACCCGTCGAAGGTCGACCGTTCCGCCGCCTACGCCATGCGCTGGGTCGCCAAGAACGTGGTCGCCGCCGGTCTCGCCTCGCGCTGCGAGGTGCAGGTCGCGTACGCCATCGGCAAGGCCGAGCCCGTCGGTCTCTTCGTCGAGACCTTCGGCACCGAGACGACCTCCCGCGACCGCATCAGCCGGGCCATCACCGAGGTCTTCGACCTGCGCCCGGCCGCGATCATCCGCGACCTGGACCTGCTGCGCCCGATCTACGCCCGAACCGCCGCCTACGGCCACTTCGGCCGTGAGCTGCCGGACTTCACCTGGGAGCGCACCGACCGCGCCGAGCAGCTCAAGGCCGCAGCCGCCCGCTGA